A window of Primulina tabacum isolate GXHZ01 chromosome 4, ASM2559414v2, whole genome shotgun sequence contains these coding sequences:
- the LOC142542477 gene encoding casein kinase 1-like protein 2, whose product MEPRVGNKYRLGRKIGSGSFGEIYLGTNIQTNEEVAIKLENIKTKHPQLMYESKLYRLLQGGTGIPYIRWFGVEGDYNVLVMDLLGPSLEDLFNFCSRKLSLKTVLILADQMINRVEFVHSKSFLHRDIKPDNFLMGLGRRANQVFAIDFGLAKKYRDSSTHRHIPYRENKNLTGTARYASMNTHLGIEQSRRDDLESLGYVFMYFLRGSLPWQGLKAGTKKQKYERICEKKVSTSIENLCRSYPAEFASYFHYCRSLRFDDKPDYTYLKRIFRDLFIREGFQFDYVYDWTILNFQQSQLTKSPLGVLGPAAGTSSGMRNANIDRPSGGEEGNTLGWSANTTRGRKFLDSGSLSRQKDPIASDSAMGKESSNTNILRQLSSSRRPAVPTSREPEISGQGPDRSRSRTAGASPSALQKSSSFTRLDQTRFSSSGNPPNIKSFESTLKGMESLNFGNNGRVQY is encoded by the exons ATGGAACCGCGTGTGGGGAATAAATATCGGCTGGGCCGGAAAATTGGGAGTGGCTCGTTCGGAGAGATCTATTTAG GTACTAATATTCAGACGAATGAAGAGGTTGCAATTAAGCTT GAAAATATCAAGACTAAACATCCTCAGTTAATGTATGAGTCAAAGTTGTACAGATTACTTCAAGGAGGAA CTGGAATTCCATATATCAGATGGTTTGGAGTAGAGGGAGACTATAATGTTCTTGTTATGGATTTACTGGGACCTAGTCTTGAAGACTTGTTTAACTTCTGTAGTAGGAAGCTTTCACTTAAAACAGTGTTGATACTGGCGGATCAAATG ATTAATCGTGTTGAGTTTGTTCACTCCAAGTCTTTCCTGCATCGGGATATCAAGCCTGACAACTTTTTAATGGGTTTGGGAAGGCGTGCAAATCAG GTTTTTGCAATTGATTTTGGGCTTGCCAAGAAATATAGAGACTCATCAACGCATAGGCACATTCCGTATAG ggaaaataaaaatttgactgGAACAGCCAGATATGCAAGCATGAATACACATCTTGGCATTG AACAGAGTCGCAGGGATGATCTGGAATCACTTGGATATGTTTTCATGTACTTCTTAAGGGGAAG TCTTCCTTGGCAGGGGCTGAAGGCTGGAACCAAGAAACAGAAGTACGAGAGAATTTGTGAAAAGAAAGTTTCAACCTCTATCGAG AATCTGTGCCGCAGTTACCCTGCTGAGTTTGCGTCTTACTTTCATTATTGCCGTTCTCTTAGATTTGATGATAAACCAGATTATACCTATTTAAAGAGAATTTTCCGCGACCTTTTTATTCGCGAAG GTTTTCAATTTGACTATGTTTATGACTGGACAATTTTGAACTTTCAGCAATCCCAGCTCACCAAATCTCCCCTTGGGGTCCTT gGCCCCGCTGCCGGCACAAGTTCAGGGATGCGCAATGCAAATATTGATAGGCCATCAG GTGGTGAAGAAGGGAATACCCTTGGTTGGTCTGCAAATACTACTCGTGGCAGAAAATTTTTGGATTCTGGAAGCTTATCTAGACAGAAAGACCCAATAGCTAGTGACTCAGCCATGGGTAAAGAA TCATCTAATACCAACATTTTGCGACAACTTTCATCTTCAAGACGACCTGCTGTGCCAACCAGTCGCGAGCCTGAGATTTCTGGCCAAGGTCCTGACCGTTCACGCTCCCGTACAGCAGGTGCTAGCCCAAGTGCACTCCAAAAAAGTTCAAGCTTCACACGATTGGATCAGACTCGCTTTTCTTCTTCAGGAAATCCCCCCAACATAAAGAGTTTTGAATCTACATTAAAAGGAATGGAGAGCCTGAACTTTGGCAACAATGGAAGGGTGCAATATTAG
- the LOC142542478 gene encoding glycylpeptide N-tetradecanoyltransferase 1-like, with protein MADNKTLTESHNISGDNTLSSENENDSGNEVSIDSLAQKVQESLSLGKRHKFWETQPVGQFKDLGNASIPEGPIEQPTLLSEVKQEPYNLPTPYEWITCDMDSEEMCAEVYSLLANNYVEDDENMFRFNYSKEFLQWALRPPGFYRSWHIGVRVKSSKKLVAFITGIPAKIRVRNDVVVMAEVNFLCVHKKLRSKRLAPVLIKEVTRRIHLENIWQAAYTAGVVLPTPITTCQYWHRSLNPKKLIDVGFSRLGARMTMSRTIKLYKLPDQTATPGFRKMEPHDVPAVTRLLRNYLKQFVVAPDFDDLDVEHWLLPRENVVNSYLVASPDNQEITDFCSFYTLPSSILGSLSYSSLKAAYSYYNVSTKTPLLQLMNDVLIVAKKEEFDVFNALDVMQNEIFLKELKFGPGDGKLHYYLYNYRLKHVLRSSELGLVLL; from the coding sequence ATGGCTGATAACAAGACACTGACTGAAAGCCACAATATTTCTGGCGATAATACCTTATCTTCTGAAAATGAGAATGATAGTGGAAATGAAGTATCAATTGATTCTTTAGCGCAGAAAGTCCAAGAGTCTCTTTCTCTTGGAAAGAGGCATAAATTTTGGGAAACCCAACCTGTTGGGCAGTTCAAGGATCTTGGGAACGCGAGCATCCCTGAAGGTCCAATTGAGCAGCCAACACTGCTTTCAGAAGTCAAACAAGAGCCGTATAATCTTCCAACTCCTTATGAGTGGATTACATGTGATATGGACTCTGAAGAGATGTGCGCTGAGGTGTACAGTCTCCTAGCTAATAACTATGTCGAGGATGACGAGAACATGTTTAGATTTAATTACTCGAAGGAGTTTCTTCAATGGGCATTGCGCCCTCCTGGTTTCTATAGGAGTTGGCACATTGGAGTAAGGGTAAAGAGCTCAAAAAAATTGGTTGCATTCATTACTGGGATTCCTGCCAAAATCCGTGTTCGCAATGATGTAGTAGTGATGGCTGAGGTTAATTTTTTGTGTGTCCACAAGAAGCTTAGATCAAAAAGACTGGCTCCAGTGTTGATCAAGGAGGTCACAAGGAGGATTCATTTGGAAAATATCTGGCAAGCTGCCTATACTGCTGGTGTTGTCCTTCCTACACCCATAACGACTTGTCAATATTGGCATAGATCTTTGAATCCAAAGAAGCTTATTGATGTTGGGTTTTCTAGGCTTGGTGCAAGAATGACAATGAGCCGAACGATAAAGCTGTACAAATTACCAGATCAGACTGCGACCCCTGGATTCAGGAAGATGGAACCCCATGATGTCCCTGCAGTTACTCGCTTGCTTAGAAATTACCTGAAACAATTTGTCGTTGCACCAGATTTTGATGACTTAGATGTGGAACATTGGCTTCTTCCTAGGGAGAATGTTGTGAACAGTTACTTGGTCGCAAGTCCCGACAATCAAGAAATCACCGACTTCTGTAGTTTTTACACCTTACCCTCTTCGATACTTGGTAGCCTTAGCTATTCTAGTCTCAAGGCTGCTTATTCTTATTACAACGTGTCCACAAAGACCCCATTACTTCAGCTGATGAACGATGTTCTTATTGTTGCCAAGAAAGAGGAATTTGATGTTTTCAATGCTTTGGATGTTATGCAGAACGAGATATTCTTGAAGGAGCTGAAGTTTGGTCCAGGAGACGGGAAACTTCACTACTACCTCTACAACTATCGGCTAAAACATGTATTGAGATCGTCAGAACTGGGGCTTGTACTCTTGTAG